The following are encoded together in the Terriglobia bacterium genome:
- a CDS encoding carboxypeptidase regulatory-like domain-containing protein, producing MMTRRKIYTCLILGVLLSLCTCSLVMAQQLNARIRGTITDPSGAVVPDVKIIATNVDKNISREMASGTDGSFDFLQLQIGNYKVTAEKAGFKTFVTTGIKLMVNQVFVVNITMEVGQVTTEVAVQANAAQVETTNMQLGGVVTGDAIRDLPLNGRNWVQLQQLQPGVVGASDRFGTNYATNGSQSQQNSYMVNGTDANDLPLNTPLIIVSPDAIAEFRLVTNTLNPEFGRNSGAILNAVTRGGTNAFHGSAFEFFRDTSLNARNFFGAPGQAVIFHQNQFGGTVGGPIKKDKAFFFFSYQGTRNRNPGGGGSVTVFSTAERGGIFPALATSTGTSPFPMVGEDGKTYPAGTPYAPPGCPKDPQTGKPSDCATLFPNGHIPTSNFNSVASGLMNKFVPLPNQGVNSFLFNAVNGTKAHQLMGRVDLARAAKDNIFVNWFWQTAPASAQLPFTGANLPGFDQVSTSHQHQWTASWTHILSDRMLNEARFGYTRLNFGAVFPQTPTLPSSAGFSGITPQNPGGAGLPLVTVSGLFTLGFSNNGPQPRIDQTYQVTDNISWTVGRHALKFGFDMRRFQVYNPFSANNNGNFTFAATGPYTTGLAGVDFLLGIPDSYLQGTGDVIDARAQQYYSYAQDQFRIRPNLTLTFGVGWQIDTALSDIYHENHATVAFRPGLQSRLFPTAPLGYVFQGDINDAAGSTAWKQFGPRFGFAWSPDWGWLSGGSGKMSIRAGYGIYFNRSEEEMTLQFLQSPPFGFGSGGIGDAAGNPQFANPWCDIKTGKCIGNKFPASTSPPFGSSVDFTQYEPLGISVLDPTFKSPYAQNWNLTLERQLRGDTILSVAYVGASAHRLVASYELNLGTNPTGCAANPTCVTNRGNQNLFFPNNFRYPGDIFGGIGMISSIGNSNYNALQLRVEKHFSKGLQFLAAYTWAHAIDNGSSFENTGFGTAQGFNVYNQAALRGDSAFDARHRFVFSYTYELPFRHMAGFSKLPSRLTEGWKITGITAFQSGFPINVYDGGLRGLICTNWNYYACPDRPNSLGSAQFADPRTSTFVNGVAGGTTSRDHYFFNPNTFAREAFGTYGNQGRNNFHGPGLNNFDFALFKDTKLTESTRIELRFEFFNFFNHTQFNTPTANINSTNFGRVTTARDPRFVQLAAKVYF from the coding sequence ATATACGTGCCTCATTCTTGGCGTTCTCCTGAGCCTTTGCACGTGCAGTCTGGTCATGGCTCAGCAACTGAATGCCAGGATCCGGGGCACTATTACGGATCCTTCTGGCGCTGTAGTTCCCGATGTCAAAATCATCGCCACTAATGTAGATAAGAATATTTCGAGGGAGATGGCATCGGGGACAGACGGATCTTTTGATTTTCTCCAATTGCAGATTGGAAATTACAAAGTGACCGCAGAAAAGGCTGGATTCAAGACCTTTGTGACAACAGGGATTAAGCTGATGGTGAACCAGGTTTTCGTGGTTAACATCACGATGGAAGTCGGGCAGGTGACCACGGAGGTTGCGGTTCAGGCCAACGCCGCCCAGGTGGAAACCACCAACATGCAGCTTGGTGGCGTTGTGACTGGAGATGCCATCCGGGATCTTCCTCTCAATGGCCGAAATTGGGTGCAATTGCAACAATTACAGCCGGGCGTGGTGGGTGCCTCGGATCGATTTGGAACCAACTATGCCACCAATGGAAGCCAATCACAGCAGAACAGCTACATGGTTAACGGGACGGATGCGAACGACCTACCACTCAACACTCCTTTAATCATCGTCAGTCCCGATGCCATTGCCGAATTCCGCCTGGTGACTAACACGCTCAATCCGGAGTTCGGCCGCAACTCCGGCGCCATCTTGAACGCGGTGACCCGGGGTGGCACCAACGCGTTCCACGGGAGTGCCTTCGAATTTTTCCGGGACACCAGTCTGAATGCACGCAACTTCTTCGGTGCCCCAGGACAGGCGGTCATTTTCCACCAGAACCAGTTCGGGGGAACCGTGGGCGGACCGATCAAAAAGGACAAGGCGTTCTTCTTCTTCTCGTACCAGGGCACCCGGAACCGCAATCCAGGTGGCGGAGGGAGCGTCACCGTATTCAGCACCGCGGAGCGGGGGGGTATCTTTCCAGCCCTCGCCACATCGACGGGGACTTCTCCTTTCCCGATGGTGGGAGAGGATGGAAAAACTTATCCTGCGGGCACTCCTTACGCCCCGCCCGGCTGCCCAAAAGACCCGCAGACCGGAAAGCCCTCGGACTGCGCCACACTTTTTCCCAACGGACACATCCCAACCTCAAATTTCAATTCTGTAGCCTCTGGGCTGATGAACAAGTTTGTGCCGCTGCCCAATCAGGGTGTGAACTCTTTTCTCTTTAACGCGGTGAATGGCACTAAAGCGCACCAGTTGATGGGGCGTGTGGATCTGGCCCGAGCAGCCAAAGACAATATCTTTGTGAACTGGTTCTGGCAAACCGCTCCGGCAAGTGCCCAACTTCCATTCACTGGGGCGAATCTGCCCGGGTTCGACCAGGTCAGCACAAGTCATCAACACCAGTGGACCGCGTCCTGGACTCACATCCTGAGTGACCGGATGCTCAATGAAGCGCGCTTTGGGTACACCCGCTTGAATTTCGGGGCTGTTTTTCCTCAAACTCCGACTCTCCCCTCTTCCGCGGGTTTCTCGGGGATCACGCCACAAAATCCAGGCGGGGCCGGTCTTCCTCTGGTCACCGTCAGCGGCTTGTTTACCTTGGGTTTTTCAAACAATGGTCCGCAACCGCGAATTGACCAGACCTATCAGGTGACTGATAACATCTCCTGGACCGTGGGACGGCATGCTTTGAAGTTCGGCTTCGACATGCGACGGTTCCAGGTTTACAACCCGTTCTCCGCCAACAACAATGGCAACTTCACTTTTGCGGCAACCGGGCCGTACACGACTGGGCTGGCGGGAGTTGATTTCCTCCTGGGGATCCCGGACAGCTATTTGCAAGGCACTGGTGACGTTATTGACGCCCGTGCCCAACAATACTATTCCTATGCTCAGGATCAATTCCGCATCCGTCCGAACTTGACCTTGACCTTTGGAGTCGGTTGGCAGATCGATACGGCGCTCAGTGACATTTACCATGAGAATCACGCCACGGTGGCGTTCCGACCTGGCCTGCAGTCAAGACTCTTTCCCACGGCCCCGCTCGGGTATGTCTTCCAAGGTGATATCAACGACGCCGCCGGATCGACCGCTTGGAAACAGTTCGGCCCACGATTTGGATTCGCCTGGAGCCCGGACTGGGGTTGGTTGTCCGGCGGGTCTGGAAAAATGAGCATCCGGGCCGGATATGGAATCTACTTTAACCGCTCCGAAGAAGAAATGACCCTGCAATTCCTGCAATCCCCGCCGTTTGGTTTCGGCTCGGGAGGAATCGGCGATGCCGCTGGGAACCCACAGTTTGCCAACCCTTGGTGCGACATCAAGACCGGGAAGTGCATTGGCAACAAGTTTCCAGCTTCCACTTCACCGCCGTTTGGCAGCAGCGTCGACTTCACTCAATACGAACCGCTGGGGATCAGCGTCCTGGATCCAACCTTCAAAAGTCCCTATGCGCAAAACTGGAACCTGACCTTGGAGCGGCAACTGAGAGGGGACACGATTCTCTCGGTGGCGTACGTGGGGGCAAGCGCTCACCGGTTGGTGGCCTCGTACGAACTCAACCTGGGGACCAACCCGACCGGCTGTGCCGCCAATCCTACTTGTGTCACCAATCGCGGGAACCAGAATCTCTTCTTCCCGAATAACTTCCGTTATCCCGGCGATATTTTCGGTGGGATCGGCATGATCTCGAGCATTGGCAATTCCAACTATAATGCCCTGCAATTGCGGGTGGAAAAGCACTTCTCGAAGGGTCTGCAGTTCCTCGCTGCCTACACGTGGGCTCACGCCATTGACAATGGCTCTTCTTTCGAAAACACCGGATTTGGAACCGCTCAGGGCTTCAACGTATACAACCAGGCGGCGCTGCGCGGTGACTCGGCTTTCGATGCGCGACACCGGTTCGTTTTCAGTTACACTTATGAACTGCCCTTCCGACATATGGCGGGCTTTTCCAAGCTGCCGAGTCGGTTGACCGAAGGTTGGAAGATCACCGGTATTACTGCCTTTCAGTCGGGCTTTCCTATCAACGTGTATGATGGCGGCCTGCGAGGTTTGATCTGCACCAACTGGAACTATTATGCTTGTCCGGATCGCCCGAACAGCCTCGGATCTGCGCAGTTCGCTGACCCACGGACCAGCACTTTTGTGAATGGGGTAGCGGGGGGAACCACTTCCCGCGACCATTATTTCTTCAACCCGAACACCTTTGCGCGGGAGGCCTTCGGAACCTATGGAAACCAGGGCCGCAACAACTTCCACGGACCGGGGCTTAACAACTTTGATTTCGCCTTGTTCAAAGACACCAAGTTGACCGAGTCCACCCGGATCGAACTGCGTTTCGAATTCTTCAATTTCTTCAACCACACGCAGTTCAACACGCCCACGGCGAACATTAACTCCACTAATTTTGGACGTGTCACGACAGCACGAGATCCGCGCTTCGTTCAACTGGCGGCGAAGGTGTACTTCTAA